Proteins encoded within one genomic window of Blattabacterium cuenoti:
- the hisS gene encoding histidine--tRNA ligase, giving the protein MNHSPSIPKGTRDFSSMEMNKRNYLIQIIRNYFELFGFYSIETPSFENISTLIGKYGEEGEYLMFKLLHSGNFLKKKISDFFLKKNKETIIDSTKYLTEQISNKALRYDLTVPFVRYVVMHKNEILFPFKRYQIQPVWRADKPQKGRFREFYQCDADIIGSSSLSLWQEIEFIQLCDKIFTKLKFPIIIHINHRDILGGLLEISEIEDHLWKNFTTSLDKWNKIGRNLVKKEMLKKGISSASFEKIAYFFEMKENFSKKRKLLNVAFQFSKKGKKGIEDLSFIFNKIKNISLKKTKLEWNISLARGMNYYTGTIFEIFPTNSDDSYSIGGGGRYDQLASFFGMKNISGVGVSLGLDRIYLAMEKENLFQTISNFPSKVLFINFGDEEVLYAYKMINFLREKEISTQLYPNAVRINKQFKYANDNNIPFTISIGKNEMEKNKIRVKNIKKRIETEYDNINDVAKLIKNSSE; this is encoded by the coding sequence ATGAACCATTCTCCTAGTATTCCCAAAGGGACCAGAGATTTTTCCTCAATGGAGATGAATAAACGAAATTATTTAATTCAAATTATTAGAAATTATTTTGAACTTTTTGGATTCTATTCTATAGAAACACCTTCTTTTGAAAATATTTCCACTCTTATTGGAAAATATGGAGAAGAAGGAGAATATTTAATGTTTAAGTTACTTCATTCAGGAAATTTTTTAAAGAAAAAAATTTCAGACTTTTTTTTAAAAAAAAATAAAGAAACTATTATTGATAGTACAAAATATTTAACGGAACAAATATCCAATAAAGCACTTAGGTATGATTTAACAGTTCCTTTTGTTCGTTATGTAGTCATGCATAAAAATGAAATTCTTTTTCCTTTTAAAAGATATCAAATACAACCTGTATGGCGTGCAGATAAACCACAAAAAGGAAGATTTAGAGAATTTTATCAATGTGATGCGGATATCATAGGGTCTTCTTCTTTATCTTTATGGCAAGAAATAGAATTCATTCAACTTTGCGACAAAATTTTTACGAAATTAAAGTTTCCTATAATCATTCATATTAACCATAGGGATATTTTAGGAGGATTATTGGAAATTTCTGAAATAGAAGATCATTTATGGAAAAATTTTACGACTTCTTTAGATAAATGGAATAAAATAGGAAGAAATTTAGTAAAGAAAGAAATGCTTAAAAAAGGAATTTCATCTGCTTCTTTCGAAAAGATAGCATATTTTTTTGAAATGAAAGAGAATTTTTCAAAAAAAAGGAAACTTTTAAACGTTGCCTTCCAATTTTCTAAAAAAGGAAAAAAAGGAATAGAAGATCTTAGTTTTATTTTTAATAAAATAAAAAACATTTCTTTAAAAAAGACAAAATTAGAATGGAATATTTCTCTAGCCAGAGGAATGAACTATTATACAGGAACAATATTTGAAATATTCCCAACAAATAGTGATGATTCTTATTCTATTGGAGGAGGAGGGAGATATGACCAGTTAGCTAGTTTTTTTGGAATGAAAAACATTTCTGGAGTAGGAGTTTCCTTAGGGTTAGATAGAATTTATTTAGCTATGGAAAAAGAAAATTTATTCCAAACTATTTCTAATTTTCCTTCAAAAGTATTGTTTATTAACTTCGGAGATGAAGAAGTTCTATATGCATATAAAATGATCAATTTTTTGAGAGAAAAAGAAATTTCTACTCAATTGTATCCAAATGCGGTGAGAATCAATAAACAATTTAAATACGCCAACGACAATAATATTCCATTTACTATCAGTATAGGGAAAAATGAAATGGAAAAAAATAAAATAAGAGTAAAAAATATAAAAAAAAGAATAGAAACAGAATATGACAATATAAATGATGTGGCTAAACTGATAAAAAATTCATCAGAATGA
- the pnuC gene encoding nicotinamide riboside transporter PnuC, translated as MINEWIHIFLYPYQNRSFFQIFLESSAATFSILSVIFAQKNNIWLYPIGIGSTVIYCYITFINSLYGDCLINLYYTGMSLYGWYVWKYRKKEKNFSISFSDKKDYCYTALLFVSTCILSTIVYYYFNNGKLQSNSDWVDVLTTGIFFSGMYQMSMKKVESWIFWIIGNIISVPLYFFKGLFLTGFLFIFLFLLAIGGYVLWKKKVSKKIIYH; from the coding sequence ATGATCAATGAATGGATTCATATTTTTTTATATCCTTATCAAAATAGGAGTTTCTTCCAGATTTTTTTAGAATCTTCTGCTGCAACATTTAGTATATTGAGTGTCATTTTCGCACAAAAAAATAATATATGGTTATATCCAATAGGAATTGGAAGTACAGTGATATACTGTTATATAACTTTTATCAACTCTCTTTATGGAGATTGTCTTATCAATCTATATTATACAGGAATGAGTTTGTATGGATGGTATGTATGGAAATACAGGAAAAAAGAAAAAAATTTTTCTATATCTTTTTCAGATAAAAAAGATTATTGCTATACAGCTTTATTGTTTGTATCTACTTGTATTTTGAGTACAATAGTTTATTATTATTTCAATAATGGAAAACTTCAATCCAATTCTGATTGGGTTGATGTGTTGACAACTGGTATTTTTTTTTCTGGGATGTATCAAATGTCTATGAAAAAAGTAGAAAGTTGGATATTCTGGATAATTGGAAACATTATTTCTGTCCCTCTTTATTTTTTTAAAGGGCTTTTTTTAACAGGTTTTTTATTTATTTTTCTTTTCTTATTGGCTATAGGAGGTTATGTTCTTTGGAAGAAAAAAGTTTCAAAAAAAATTATTTATCATTAA
- a CDS encoding 4'-phosphopantetheinyl transferase family protein — MILLNKFHTKIIVFKWFNLETLFSKELITLSEKERKIFFSLSKKRKKEFLGVRYALRYIGIMNLFYNEKRKPFLFPQKKYISLSHSFEKIAIAISSYHIGIDIEKFRKNKIIKVKEKFIREDESLFIHPNQEEEYLHIIWGIKESLYKLEGGLSSSFLDHYKVSPFCINKDFCISCWILKKSYSKRFSAFYRKIDEHYLVYIIDK, encoded by the coding sequence ATGATACTACTGAATAAATTTCATACGAAAATTATCGTTTTTAAATGGTTCAATTTAGAAACTCTATTTTCTAAAGAATTAATTACTCTTTCTGAAAAAGAAAGAAAAATTTTTTTTTCTTTATCAAAAAAACGTAAAAAAGAATTTTTAGGAGTTCGTTATGCTTTAAGATATATAGGAATTATGAATCTTTTTTACAATGAGAAAAGAAAACCTTTTCTTTTTCCTCAAAAAAAGTATATTTCATTAAGTCATTCTTTTGAAAAAATAGCTATAGCAATTAGTTCCTACCATATAGGAATAGATATAGAAAAATTCAGAAAAAATAAAATAATTAAAGTAAAAGAAAAATTTATTAGAGAGGATGAATCTCTTTTTATACATCCAAACCAAGAAGAAGAATATCTTCATATTATATGGGGGATCAAAGAAAGTTTATATAAATTAGAAGGAGGTCTCTCGTCAAGTTTTTTGGATCATTATAAAGTTTCTCCTTTTTGCATAAACAAAGATTTTTGTATATCGTGTTGGATTCTTAAAAAATCATATAGTAAGAGATTTTCTGCTTTTTATAGAAAAATAGATGAGCATTACCTTGTTTATATTATAGATAAATAA
- a CDS encoding Mrp/NBP35 family ATP-binding protein, with product MKKKISKALENVFITTVDNEKKNIIEAGIVKNIDFLEEEIIIHLHLSNPTMHIKKKLEKDIDQSIKKNQNVNDATKIKIKIETVLLDATKKTINGIKNIIAVASGKGGVGKSTIATNIAVSLVKMGFHVGLLDADIYGPSIPLMFNIKEDMISSCIVIKNGIHKMNPIIRYGVKILSLGFFSKSGQAIVWRGPMATKALRQFIHETDWGGLDFLIVDLPPGTGDIHLSLSQEIPLKGIIIVSTPQKIALSDVHRTVGMFRMKSIHVPILGIIENMSFFLKKKEEKCFFFGKNGVKNFSKKMNIFFLGEIPMIQKIRESSDLGIPIVLENNEIRKIFGNITKNIIDKLS from the coding sequence ATGAAAAAAAAAATTTCAAAAGCATTAGAAAATGTTTTTATTACTACTGTTGATAATGAAAAAAAAAATATTATTGAAGCAGGAATAGTAAAAAATATAGATTTTCTTGAAGAAGAAATCATAATTCATCTCCACTTATCTAATCCTACTATGCACATAAAAAAAAAATTAGAAAAAGATATTGACCAATCTATAAAAAAAAATCAGAATGTAAATGATGCAACAAAGATTAAGATAAAAATAGAAACTGTATTATTAGATGCTACTAAAAAAACAATCAATGGGATAAAAAATATAATTGCCGTTGCTTCTGGAAAAGGAGGAGTAGGAAAATCCACAATAGCAACTAATATCGCTGTTTCTTTAGTGAAAATGGGATTTCATGTAGGATTGTTGGATGCAGATATTTATGGACCTTCTATTCCTTTAATGTTTAATATAAAAGAAGATATGATTTCCTCATGTATCGTCATAAAAAATGGAATTCATAAGATGAATCCTATCATTCGTTATGGGGTAAAAATTTTATCTTTAGGTTTTTTTTCAAAATCTGGACAGGCTATTGTTTGGAGGGGGCCTATGGCTACTAAAGCTTTAAGACAATTTATTCATGAAACTGATTGGGGAGGTTTAGATTTTTTAATTGTAGATTTACCTCCAGGAACAGGAGATATCCATTTATCCCTTTCACAAGAAATTCCATTAAAAGGAATTATTATAGTTAGTACTCCTCAAAAAATAGCTTTATCTGATGTCCATAGAACTGTAGGAATGTTTCGGATGAAATCTATTCATGTTCCAATACTTGGAATCATAGAAAATATGTCTTTTTTTTTGAAAAAAAAAGAAGAAAAATGCTTTTTTTTTGGAAAAAATGGAGTAAAAAATTTTTCTAAAAAAATGAATATTTTTTTTCTTGGAGAAATACCTATGATACAAAAAATACGAGAATCCTCTGATTTAGGAATTCCTATTGTTTTAGAAAACAATGAAATAAGAAAAATTTTTGGAAATATTACGAAAAATATAATTGATAAATTATCATAA
- a CDS encoding purine-nucleoside phosphorylase yields the protein MTLEKSTIYIKNKIKTKPDFGILLLGSQFFNKLVKEIIKKPICISYEEIPNFSNLCGELIFGEIEEKKVVFLIEPFSLSSSYEEKEKNTFPVVLCKNIGIDKLILINISVGVNPNYKMGDVMLVKDHINLFPPDKSLFSLKENHHLNSSFFGITEEPYDKKMLEIAENIAMNHNIIIQKGVYVAFPYPNYKTPAEYAMIQSMGGDSVGMNNIISYVITARYMSLRVFAISIIIMGLSNQHNKKYQTNSIFQETEKSIPILILIVKEFIKFCY from the coding sequence ATGACTTTAGAAAAATCAACAATATATATAAAAAATAAAATCAAAACAAAACCTGATTTTGGAATTCTATTATTAGGAAGCCAGTTTTTTAATAAACTTGTAAAGGAAATAATAAAAAAACCTATATGTATTTCTTACGAAGAAATTCCAAATTTTTCAAATTTATGTGGAGAATTGATTTTCGGAGAGATAGAAGAAAAAAAAGTTGTTTTTTTAATAGAACCCTTTTCTTTGTCTTCTTCTTATGAAGAAAAGGAGAAAAATACTTTTCCTGTTGTCTTGTGTAAAAATATAGGCATAGATAAATTAATACTAATCAATATTTCTGTAGGAGTGAATCCCAATTACAAAATGGGAGATGTCATGTTGGTTAAAGATCATATCAATCTTTTTCCACCAGATAAATCTCTTTTTTCTTTAAAAGAAAATCATCATTTGAATAGTTCTTTTTTTGGAATTACAGAAGAACCATATGATAAAAAAATGCTTGAAATAGCAGAAAATATAGCGATGAATCATAATATTATCATACAAAAAGGAGTATATGTTGCTTTTCCTTATCCAAACTATAAAACCCCTGCAGAATATGCAATGATACAATCCATGGGTGGAGATAGTGTTGGAATGAATAATATCATTTCGTATGTGATTACAGCTAGATATATGAGTTTACGAGTATTTGCTATCTCCATTATTATAATGGGCTTATCGAATCAACATAATAAAAAATATCAAACTAATTCCATTTTTCAAGAAACTGAAAAATCTATCCCTATTCTAATATTAATTGTAAAAGAATTTATAAAATTTTGTTATTAA
- the murB gene encoding UDP-N-acetylmuramate dehydrogenase — protein sequence MLNIKKNFSLKKFNTFGINVYAHYFVNVKGIEDIQETFCKYPSIPKFFLGNGSNILFLKNFYQGLVIKMGIKGKNIIQENNDQVIVKAFAGENWNEFVNWTIKKGFSGLENLSFIPGTVGAAPIQNIGAYGTEIKDTLLKVEVYETDNGIIRELTREECQLQYRHSFFKKYRNKFLILSVLFLLKKKHQELNTSSIEIQKELEKMNIQKPNTHDLRKAILHIRQRKLPDPKKIGNAGSFFMNPIVGIFEFKKLKNKYPTIIGYSISKKKVKLSASSLIQLTGWKGKKIGDVGVYKKQPIVLVNYGKASGIDIYSFSEKITKDIKNKLGIVLSREVNVIR from the coding sequence ATGTTAAATATTAAAAAAAATTTTTCTTTAAAAAAGTTTAATACATTTGGAATCAATGTGTATGCGCATTATTTTGTAAATGTGAAAGGGATAGAAGATATCCAAGAAACTTTTTGTAAATATCCATCTATTCCAAAATTTTTTTTGGGGAATGGAAGTAATATTCTTTTTTTAAAAAATTTTTATCAGGGACTAGTAATAAAAATGGGAATAAAAGGAAAAAATATCATTCAGGAAAACAACGATCAAGTAATAGTGAAAGCTTTTGCGGGAGAAAATTGGAATGAATTTGTCAATTGGACTATAAAAAAAGGATTCAGTGGGTTAGAGAATTTATCTTTTATCCCTGGGACAGTTGGAGCAGCTCCTATTCAAAATATTGGAGCATATGGAACGGAAATAAAGGATACTTTATTGAAAGTGGAAGTCTATGAAACAGACAATGGAATAATTAGAGAATTAACACGTGAAGAATGTCAACTACAATACCGTCATTCTTTTTTTAAAAAATACAGAAATAAATTCCTGATTTTATCAGTCCTTTTTTTATTAAAAAAAAAACATCAAGAATTGAATACATCATCCATTGAAATACAAAAGGAATTAGAAAAAATGAATATTCAAAAACCTAATACTCATGACTTGAGGAAGGCAATTCTTCACATTAGACAAAGAAAACTTCCCGATCCAAAAAAAATTGGAAATGCTGGTAGTTTTTTTATGAATCCTATAGTAGGAATTTTTGAATTCAAAAAATTGAAAAATAAATACCCGACTATTATTGGATATTCTATTTCTAAAAAAAAAGTAAAATTATCTGCTAGTTCATTGATTCAATTAACTGGATGGAAAGGAAAAAAAATAGGAGATGTGGGAGTCTATAAAAAACAACCTATAGTTTTAGTCAACTATGGAAAGGCGAGTGGAATAGATATATATTCTTTTTCAGAAAAAATAACTAAAGACATCAAAAACAAGTTAGGGATTGTTTTATCTAGAGAAGTAAATGTTATACGATGA
- a CDS encoding YtxH domain-containing protein, with product MKMKKVGSFFWGVILGTMAGFVVGILLAPKKEKESKIRNILGKKTEELIENLQNISKKIGNQVDQIKSNFEKKWSKNKIDKMDKVEDELGT from the coding sequence ATGAAAATGAAAAAAGTAGGAAGTTTTTTTTGGGGAGTCATCCTAGGAACAATGGCAGGGTTCGTCGTTGGAATTCTGTTAGCTCCAAAAAAAGAGAAAGAGTCTAAAATTAGAAATATATTAGGAAAAAAAACTGAAGAATTGATAGAAAATTTACAAAATATAAGCAAAAAAATAGGAAATCAAGTTGATCAAATCAAATCAAATTTTGAAAAAAAATGGAGCAAAAATAAAATTGATAAAATGGATAAAGTAGAAGATGAATTGGGGACTTAA
- the rlmB gene encoding 23S rRNA (guanosine(2251)-2'-O)-methyltransferase RlmB, giving the protein MKKSEVIYGIHPLIEAIQSNKKTISKLFFQKGQQPKSNTYKKLINLSKKKNIPIQIGTKKKFSQLRNKNHQGVFGILSPIATYHIEDLLPMFYEKRKNPLLLILDRITDVRNFGSIIRTAACAGTDAIIIPKKNTALIGSDSIKTSSGALFKIPICKEKNIHNTIEYLMSYGLKIVSATTEKEKSSIYYNVDFSGPIALILGNEKNGICKKYLELSSEKAKIPAVKKGISSLNVSVACGILLYEIFRQRHFL; this is encoded by the coding sequence ATGAAGAAATCAGAAGTGATTTATGGGATTCATCCCCTGATAGAAGCAATTCAATCTAATAAAAAAACTATTAGTAAACTTTTTTTTCAAAAAGGACAACAACCAAAATCTAATACTTATAAAAAATTAATAAATCTTTCCAAAAAAAAAAATATTCCAATTCAAATTGGAACAAAAAAAAAATTTTCTCAATTGAGAAATAAAAATCATCAAGGAGTTTTTGGAATTTTATCTCCAATAGCCACTTATCATATAGAAGATTTACTTCCTATGTTTTATGAAAAAAGAAAAAACCCTCTTTTGCTCATTTTAGATCGTATTACTGATGTTAGAAATTTTGGATCTATCATTCGTACTGCTGCATGCGCAGGAACAGATGCTATCATTATTCCAAAAAAAAATACAGCATTAATAGGATCTGATTCTATCAAAACTTCCTCAGGAGCTTTATTTAAAATTCCAATATGTAAAGAGAAAAATATTCATAACACAATAGAATATTTAATGTCCTACGGATTAAAAATTGTTTCTGCTACAACAGAAAAAGAGAAATCTAGTATCTATTATAATGTTGATTTTTCAGGACCGATAGCACTAATCCTAGGAAATGAAAAAAATGGAATTTGCAAAAAATATTTAGAACTTTCTTCAGAAAAAGCAAAAATACCAGCAGTAAAGAAAGGAATATCATCTTTAAATGTATCTGTCGCTTGTGGAATTCTTTTATATGAAATCTTTAGACAAAGACATTTTTTATAA
- the pheS gene encoding phenylalanine--tRNA ligase subunit alpha, whose product MDQKEMDQIREEIKCFQAKTSNDLEFFRIKFLGKKKGILTFLFKKLKEIPHENRKNIGKIINELKKNVQDKILHFQKINLIENKKTLKFDPTIPGKSLEIGSLHPISIVKNRILDIFKMIGFSYVEGPEIENDWHNFTALNIPVDHPSREMQDTFFLCKNPEILLRTHTSSVQIRYMKKHKPPFRVLSIGKVYRNETISSHSNFMFHQAEGFYIDKKVSFLDLKKIIQYLINSLFGKSVKIRFRPSYFPFTEPSAEVDIYRDDKTGWLEVMGCGMIDPQVLKNVHINSEIYSGFAFGMGIERLALLIYQIDDIRICFENDIRFLKQFQNDF is encoded by the coding sequence ATGGATCAAAAAGAGATGGATCAAATAAGAGAGGAGATCAAGTGTTTTCAAGCTAAAACATCTAATGATTTAGAATTTTTTAGAATTAAATTTCTTGGTAAAAAAAAGGGAATTTTAACTTTTTTATTTAAAAAATTAAAAGAAATTCCACATGAAAATAGAAAAAATATTGGAAAAATTATCAATGAATTAAAAAAAAATGTTCAAGATAAAATACTTCATTTTCAAAAAATAAACCTCATAGAAAATAAAAAAACCTTAAAATTCGATCCTACAATTCCAGGAAAATCTCTAGAAATAGGGTCTTTACATCCCATATCTATTGTAAAAAATAGGATTCTAGACATCTTTAAAATGATTGGTTTTTCTTATGTTGAGGGACCTGAAATAGAAAATGACTGGCACAATTTCACAGCTTTAAATATTCCTGTAGATCATCCATCTAGAGAGATGCAGGACACATTTTTTTTATGTAAAAATCCAGAAATTTTGTTAAGAACACATACTTCCTCTGTGCAAATACGATATATGAAAAAACATAAGCCTCCTTTTCGTGTTTTATCTATAGGGAAAGTGTATAGAAATGAAACAATTTCATCTCATTCAAATTTTATGTTTCATCAAGCAGAAGGATTTTATATAGATAAAAAAGTATCTTTTTTAGACCTAAAAAAAATCATTCAATATTTGATAAATTCTCTTTTTGGAAAATCAGTCAAAATACGATTTCGTCCTTCGTATTTTCCATTTACAGAACCTAGTGCTGAAGTGGATATCTATCGTGATGATAAGACAGGATGGTTAGAAGTAATGGGTTGTGGAATGATAGATCCACAAGTTTTGAAAAACGTTCACATTAACTCAGAAATTTATTCTGGATTTGCTTTTGGAATGGGCATAGAGAGACTCGCTCTACTAATTTATCAAATAGATGATATTCGAATTTGTTTCGAAAACGATATTCGTTTTTTAAAACAATTTCAAAATGATTTTTAA
- a CDS encoding CvpA family protein, producing the protein MTVSDIMIIITILYGGYQGFRKGFLSQLFLAMIFFILIYKGVDLFNFSSNVLIKTVNIRNKEPILTGYSLVISFFMITIIAFLIKKIIEFFLSITWMNPIDKWMGGILGMIKYFFYLSICLFFIKETNKKIDLVPDNFLKNSFEKEFQYFFSIYKKGPLFFFRKLEELYFLFSNWIKK; encoded by the coding sequence ATGACTGTTTCAGATATTATGATTATAATTACAATTTTATATGGTGGATATCAAGGATTTAGAAAAGGGTTTCTTTCTCAGCTATTTTTAGCTATGATATTTTTTATTCTGATTTACAAAGGAGTAGATTTATTTAATTTTTCTTCCAATGTCTTAATAAAGACAGTCAATATAAGAAATAAAGAACCTATTTTGACAGGATATTCTCTAGTCATTTCATTTTTTATGATAACGATTATAGCTTTTTTAATAAAAAAAATCATAGAATTTTTTTTATCCATTACATGGATGAATCCCATTGATAAATGGATGGGTGGGATCCTAGGCATGATTAAATATTTTTTTTATCTATCAATATGTCTTTTTTTTATTAAAGAAACAAATAAAAAAATAGATTTAGTTCCTGATAATTTTCTTAAAAACTCTTTTGAAAAAGAATTTCAATATTTTTTCTCTATCTATAAGAAAGGTCCACTCTTTTTTTTTAGAAAATTGGAAGAATTATACTTCTTATTTTCAAATTGGATCAAAAAATGA